A window of the Candidatus Tectomicrobia bacterium genome harbors these coding sequences:
- a CDS encoding ABC transporter permease, with product MGLGHFFRGSKSGVVGFSVTAALILLALAGPALIPADPNFQRISDAYAPPSWAHPFGLDIYGRDTLARVIHGSRVSLFIGFVAVAFGGFLGTLIGALSALEGGRMDRVVVRATDILLSFPTLILGVIVIVALGNRFTNVVAAVSVAMLPKFVRYARGPTLAIREQDFVQGAIALGAGRARVFFRHVLPSILGPVMVMAALWVGIAIRIEASLSFLGLGVQPPTPAWGTMLKEGVESMLFTPWLALFPGLAIMVTIFGLNLLGDWLRDVVDPYVMSLARRADEAGGAEAPGTAPSFSREELARMG from the coding sequence ATGGGCCTGGGGCATTTTTTCCGGGGCAGCAAGAGCGGTGTCGTCGGCTTCAGCGTCACGGCGGCCCTCATCCTGCTCGCCCTGGCCGGCCCCGCGCTCATTCCCGCCGACCCCAACTTCCAGCGCATCTCCGATGCCTACGCCCCGCCGAGCTGGGCGCACCCCTTCGGGCTCGACATCTACGGGAGGGACACCCTCGCCCGGGTGATCCACGGCTCCCGGGTCTCGCTCTTCATCGGTTTCGTGGCGGTGGCGTTCGGGGGATTTCTCGGCACGCTGATCGGCGCCCTTTCCGCCCTGGAGGGGGGAAGGATGGACCGCGTGGTCGTCCGCGCCACGGACATCCTTCTCTCGTTCCCGACCCTCATCCTGGGCGTGATCGTCATCGTCGCCCTCGGCAACCGCTTCACGAACGTCGTGGCTGCCGTCTCGGTGGCCATGCTGCCCAAGTTCGTGCGGTACGCCCGGGGCCCGACCCTGGCCATCCGGGAGCAGGATTTCGTCCAGGGGGCGATCGCGCTCGGCGCGGGCAGGGCCAGGGTCTTCTTCCGCCACGTGCTGCCCTCCATCCTGGGGCCGGTGATGGTGATGGCCGCCCTGTGGGTGGGGATCGCCATCCGCATCGAGGCCTCGCTCAGCTTCCTCGGCCTGGGGGTCCAGCCGCCGACGCCGGCCTGGGGCACCATGCTGAAGGAGGGGGTCGAGAGCATGCTCTTCACGCCCTGGCTGGCCCTATTCCCGGGGCTGGCCATCATGGTCACCATTTTCGGCCTCAACCTGCTGGGGGACTGGCTCCGCGACGTGGTCGATCCCTACGTCATGAGCCTCGCCCGGCGGGCCGATGAAGCGGGGGGGGCGGAAGCCCCCGGCACGGCGCCGTCGTTC